TAGCGCATAAAAATCCCTTAGTAATTTCTTTTCTGTAGACCTCAAGCTTTGGCTTATCAGAGTGTTTGTATCCTTCTATAATAATAATATCTACATTTTTAATACCCGTCAATATTTCGTCTAAAGTATATTCTCTTCCTACCTTTTCAATCTTTGCGAACTTTGTAGGAGAAGAAATTATCACAACATCCGAGCCTGCCTGAGCATGCTTCCATGTATCTTTTCCGGGATGGTCTATATCAAAACCATGAATATCATGTTTTATAGTAGCTACCCTATAACCTCTAGCTTTTAGCTCTTTAATCATATTGCATAAAACTGTGGTTTTACCGATATTAGAATATTTTCCTACGATAGAAAAAACTGGTATCATTTCAACACCTCCGGATGATTTAATAGTTGGACGGTTATCTCATCTCCCTTTTTATAGGGACCTGTTAATGCCTTAATATAAAAAAGAGAATTGGTTCCCATAAGACTTGTAAGAACACCAGAGCTATGTTTTTCTGGAAGCCTTGTATAATACTTACCGTCTCTATAATAAGTATTTCCCCTTACAAACCTGTTTTGATTACTTGCTTTTGTAAAATCACTTTCTAAAATAGATTTTACCTCCATCAACTTATAATTCCCTCTCCCCATTTTCTTCAAAATGATGGGCCTAACAAACTGTTCAAAGGTAATATAAGCAGCAGCTGGATTTCCAGAGAGGCCAAAAATTAACTTCTCCTCTTTCTTTGCAACAGCTATCGGTGTGCCAGGCTTCATCCTTACACGCCAAAACAATACTTCTGCCCCCACCTCCCGAAAAGCTTCCTTAGCTAAATCATGATCCCCCACCGAAACACCGCCAGTAGTAATAACAATGTCAGCCCAGTTTAAGGCGGAGTTTAGCTTTGCTTTAATGATTTCAATAGCATCACTGCATATTCCTAACATCAAAGGTTTTGCCCCTAGCTTTTTGATTTGAGCGGCAATGGTGTAGGAGTTGCTGTTTCGTATTTTTCCTTCAACTAGAGGCTGTTGCATATCTACCAATTCGTCTCCAGTGGATAAAATCGCTACCCGCGGTTTTCTAAAAACCTCTACATAAGCTTTTCCTAAAGTAGCTAATATACCTATTTCAGGAGCATCAATTACCTCACCTTTTTGTAAAACAAGATCTCCTTTTTCCATATCCTCACCAGCTTTTACGATATTTGTACCGACAGGATACTTTTTGTAGACTGTTACTGTTTCTTCTGTATACTTCGTATCTTCGAACTTTACTACAGCATCTGCCCCTTCGGGAATCTTTGCCCCTGTCATAATCCGCATTGCCTCTTTTTTACCTAGCCTCTTGTTGGATACATAGCCAGCAGGCACAAAATCCATCACCTTTAGGATAATAGGCGTGTCCTTAGATGCCCCTTCAGTATCTTCCCCTCTGACAGCATAGCCATCCAGCGGAGATTTCTTAAAAGGAGGCATATCCATATCTGACACAATATTTTCAGCCAATACACTTCCCAATGCATCTAATAGAGGAACATGAACAGCTTCTATTGTGCCACTTTCCTTTAACAACATTGCTAATGCTTCTTCTAAAGTAACATTGGTTCTCATAGCTTTCCTCCTTGACATTTGCTAAAGTGGCAGTTACAGCTATTTTGGTAGCAATCTCATTTTTTGTGCAATACCATGTTTTAGTTCTCCTTGATTAGGAAATTTATTCAGCATCATTGTGTCAATTCAGGCATAATGATGCCGAATAAATAGGATTCTCATTAAGCCCACTTCATTAGCTTGGTTATGTAAATAAAGGCATAATGAGATGACAACAATATTCATTCTATTTATCTAAACTTATTGATAAACCCATCAAAATATTTAGCGAATAATTTATTAACTGCTTCTTCGGATTCTTCTTTGAATTTTCCATAGGATTCAAGCAATTCTACTGCCTCAGGAGTTAATTCTGCACCACTTTTATGACCACCGGTATTTTTCTCCAATAATTTCATACCTAGCCGCTCCTCAGTGGCCTTGATTTTACCCCAGGCAGCCCGATAAGACATATTTAATTTTGTGGCAGCTTGTCTGATGGAACCTGTTTCACTTATTGCTTCAAATAAAAGTAATCTTCCACGACCAAATACCACCTCTCCTTGAGATTCGATCCAGATTTTCGAACGTGGTGATAGCTTTACTTGAAGATCAGAGATTTTATTATCTTTCAAATTTTATTCACCTCTATACGGTCAAATTATTGTAAATATAAAGTTATGTAGACTAGTACCATTATAACAATAATTAACCGCTTATGCTAGTTAAACTCAGTAGAGTAGATGAATGAAATTTTCCTTTACATCACCAGCCTAAGCCTGCAGCAAGTCTGTGATCAATGATCCATAAAAATCTGCATAAGATCTTTTACGCAAAGTGTCAATATTTCACTTAGTCTCCAATTAATCTTCTTTTTCTTTTTTAACTATTATATCGCTCAATTTTCACTGCAGAAACCTTATATTCAGCAGTCTTAGTAACAGGATCAAAAGCCGAATTCGTCAATTCATTTACCGGACTTTCTTTGTAGTGGAAGGTCATAAACAATAATCCTGGGGAAACCCGTTCGGTAACCTTTACTCTGGTAATGATTGAACCTCTACGGGAACTAACCCTTATTTGATCACCATCTATTATACCTATCTCTTTTGCATCAACAGGGTTGATTTCTGCCAGCTCAAAGGGTCGTAAAGTATCAAGGTTCTTAGAGTGTCTTGTCATAATATTATAGTGGTATAACATCCGCCCAGTGGTCAATAGCTTAGGAAAAGCTTTATTCGTTAACTCAGCAGGAGCTTCATATTCAACACCTATGAAGAGTCCTTTTCCCCTAGGGAAACGACCTTCATGTAAGAATTTAGTACCCTTATGTTCTTCATCAGGACAAGGCCACTGTAATCCAACCTTATCAATTCTTTGATAGGTGATGCCAGCGTAACTGGGAACTAATTTCCTTATTTCCTCAAAAATTTCTTCCGAAGAACTGTATTTCATCTTATAACCTATTCGGCGGGCTAAATCACAAATAATTTCCCAATCTAAACGGCATTGACCTGGGGCCTCCACGGCTTTACGAACCCTTTGTATCCTTCTTTCTGTATTGGTAAAAGTTCCGTCTTTTTCAGCATAGCAAGCTGCTGGAAGAAAAACATCAGCATAAGTAGCCGTCTCGGTCATAAATAAATCTTGAACAACTAAAAACTCAAGCGCTTCAAAAGCCTTCCGAACATGATTAGCATCAGGATCAGTCAAAACAGGATCTTCACCCATGACATACATTCCCTTCACGTTGCCAAGCAAAGCCTCATCTAGCATTTCCGGGATACGCAGACCTTTTTTATCAGATACATTTACACCCCAAGCCTGACTAAAGATAGCTACATTATTAGGATCTGTAACATCCTTATAACCTGGAAATACGTTAGGTAACGCCGCCAAGTCACAAGCACCCTGAACATTATTTTGTCCCCGCAGAGGATTTACTCCGGCATTCTCAACCCCAACATGTCCAGTTACCATTGCTAAGTTGGCTAAGCACATAACATTAGCCGTCCCTGTTGTATGTTCAGTAATCCCTAAAGTATAAAAAATACCTGCCTTTGGCGTAAGAGCATATAACTCAGCCGTTTTATAAAGGGTTTCCACCGGAATACCTGTAATTTCACTCACTCGTTCTGGTGTATAGGTTTGTGCTATCTTCCACATAGCATCAAAGCCTTCGCAGCGTTCTTCAATATATTGTCGATTTTCCCATCCCTTATTTACGATAATGTTGATTAAACCATTAATCAAGGCGGCATCTGTTCCAGGGATTAGTGGTAACCACAAGGTAGCATATTCCGCCAATTCAGTACGGCGAGGATCTACTACAATGAGTTTAGCACCTCGTTTAGCTGCTCGTTTCATCTTGTTGCCGATGATTGGATGCGCCTCAGTAGCATTAGAACCAATAATAAAGAGAACATCATTATACTCTACTTCACTAATAGAGTTTGTCATTGCTCCACTTCCAAATGTGATGGCCAGACCGGCCACAGTAGGAGCATGTCATGTTCTAGCACAGTGATCGACATTATTGGTGCCTATCACTGCCCGCATAAATTTTTGCATGACCCAGTTATCCTCATTGGTACAACGAGCAGAACTTAAAGCCGCAAGAGCATCACTACCATCTCTAGCTTTTATCTCTTTAAATTTAGTTGCTACTAAATTTAAAGCTTCATCCCATGTAGCTTTAACAAATTCCCCCTTCCTCTTAATTAGTGGGGTAGTTATCCGATTAGGGCTATATATTAAATCAGTATGATATCTCCCCTTAACACATAAAGAACGACCATTAACAACGGCATCAGGAGTAGAAGTAACGCCGATAACTTTTCCCTCTTTTACATTTAAATCGAAATTACATCCTGTACCACAGAAAGGACATGTTGTTCTGACCTTCTCAACCTCCCATGGCCGAGTTCCCGCTATTTGCTTATTGCTTAAAGCACCTGTTGGACAAATGTCAACGCACTGACCACAAAAACGGCACTGTTCAATGCTTAGCGGTGCGTTAAAAGCTGTTGTGACTGTTGTATCAAACCCTCTACCCGTAAAGTCCACGGCTGACGTTACCTGAATTTCTTTACATACCCTAACACACTTGCCACATAAAATGCATTTGTTTTGATCACGTTGAATCAGATGGTTTTCATCATCGATAGGTAGATTTTTTCGAGCTCCCTCAAAAGTAGTTTTTCTTACATCATAACGATAACAATAATCTTGAAGCTTACAAGAACCAGCTTTTTCACAAGTCAAACAGTCTTGTGGATGGTTAGCTAGCAAAAGGTCTAAAATCATTTTTCTAGTCTCTATTACCTTTTCAGATTCAGTGTACACTACCATTCCTTCACTAACTGGTGTAGTACAAGATGCTGGTAGGTTGCGAAAACCTTCGACTTCTACTACGCAAATCCGGCAAGCACCGTCAGCTGTAAGATCCTTGTCATAGCAGAATGTTGGTATATCAATACCTACGCTCTGAGCAGCCTCTAAAATGGATGTTCCAACTTTTACAGAAATGCTCACACCATTAATCTTTAGATTAACCATATTCTCCCTCCCTTTTAAATTTACAAAATTTTAAAATTTCTTCCAATTTAAGTTTATCTTCAAAATATCATTATGTCAATACTGGCATAATGATATTTATCTATAATTATTTTTGTTGAGATATCTCATATTGCCTCTTACTTGTAACTTATTCATCATTAAAATATAATAATAATTGAAAGACGTGTTTTAATTTTCTGTAAATATAGTACATAGAAATAATAGTATCAAGATTATCATGATTTTTTAGGGGGGTAAAGTAATGATTGTTGTTGATGAAACATGCTGCATTTGTGGTAATTTAAGTACTTTTGAGATTATGGAGGGGGCTGCTTGTTTTAGAGAGGCTAAGTGCAGTTCCTGTGGAGCGCGTCTAAGAAATTCTGACTTGGCAAGGGTGCTTATTGATGAAATTGCATATCCTTCTTCATCACTTAAGGATTGCTTTCATACTTTCAAAGAGATGCGTATTTTAGAGGCTCAGGCTTCAGGACCGATTCACGAAGCTTTCAAGCAATTACCCGGTTATGTTTGTTTTGAGTATTTTGATGGGGTTAAGCCTGGAGAATTTGTAGATGGTATTTTATGTAATGATCTTGAACACTTGACCTTTGATGATAATAGTTTTGATATGATTATCACACAAGATGTCATGGAGCATGTGATAAACCCTGACAAAGCCTTTGCTGAAATAAGTCGGGTGCTGAAGAAAAATGGTCGTCATATCTTTACAATCCCCTTCCACGAAGGGCGATCTACCATTTTCCGTTCCGAACTACCTCAAATCCACCATGGAGATCCCCTCCGTAGTAGCGGTGCACTGGTGAATATTGATTGGGGAGATGATATTGGAGCATTCATTGATAAGCACGGAATGAAAACAACTTCAGTAATAGCTCACCGATTTTATAGACCTGAGGAGATTACTAATGTGGATCAGAGCTATGAGGAATATTTAACGACAGAACGTATAAAATATTTTCGCTATAATTCTATCGTGTTTGTCTCTGAAAAAGTGGAACCTGAATAATAATAAGTTGGATGAAGCTATAGTCCTTTAAAATCAGTGCATGGATTTAAATAAAATTTAACATAGAAGAATCAGGTGGAGACGCTACTTCACCTGATTCAAAATCCATTTGCATCATGAAATTAGTTGTTTTATCTACAATAGCCTTAATCCAATAAAATAGTTTTATAAAGAATCTATTACCCTATTTATGATGAGACTTCGTCTTTACATAGCTTGACCATTGTGGATCCTTCCAGAAAAAATTGGTGTTGATTTCCTTCCTGAATTAAATTCCATACCTTATTTTTGTCAATCACTGTTGTTCCCGCCAGCATGTCAATTCCATGTTCAATGGATTAACGGAACACAAGTCTTAACAGTGTTTCCTTTTGTATCCAGCATACTTGTTATTTTGACATCTATTCCATAAGCCGACTTTAAATTTTCTTCCGTCACAACTTCATCAACGCTTCCCACCATAAAAACATGATTCTGCTGCATCAAAGCTACCTTGTTGGAACACAGAAACACATGATTAGGAAAGTGAGAAGTCATAATGACCCCCAACCCTTTTTGGGAAAGTCTGTTAATCTGCTGCAATACACGTATCTGATTGCCAAAGTCCAAATTAGAAGTAGGTTCATCCATAATCAAGATCTCTGGCTGTTGTGTCAAAGCACGGGCAATCAATACCATTTGTCTTTCTCCACCGCTGATTTCCGTATAAATTCGGTCTTTTAGAAAAGAAATTCCCAGTGTTTCCAATGCGTGTTCTGCAATTTCTTTGTCTGTTCTGGAAGGGGATGCAAACATCCCCAAATGAGCAGTCCTACCCATAATAACAACATCCAGAACAGTAAAGGGGAAAGGTGGCGTATGTGCTTGAGGGACATAGCCCACAGCCTTTGCCAGTTGTAGTTTTGAAGCGTTTTGAATATTTTTCCCATTTAATAATATCTCTCCTCCTAATAGTTTCAAAAAACCTAAAATACTTTTAAATAAAGTGGTCTTCCCCACACCATTAGGTCCTAATAAGCATAATATCTCTCCTGACTGGATACTGAGAGAAATATTTTTTACTACTTTTTTTGTTCCATAGCCACAAACAGCACCTCTGACTTCTAATCTCATATCCATCCCCTCTTTCCCTTCAACAAAAGATAAATAAAAAACGGTGCGCCTATTAACGAAGTAAGAATACCAAGTGGAATCTCCAAAGGAAATGCAGTCCTTGCCACATTATCCACGATTAGAAGAAATATACTCCCCACCAAAAATGAAGCCGGTAATAATACTTTATAATTGGGACCCACAAGCATCCTTACAAAATGAGGTATAACCAGACCAATCCATCCAATCATGCCACACACAGAAACAGAAGCAGCCGTCAAGAGTGTAGAACAAATAACAATCACCAGTCTGAGCTTAGATGTATCAATGCCTAAGGCTTTTGCTTCTTCTTCTCCAAAGGATAAAACATTTAATTTCCATCGGAGAAGCAAAAGAGGTACAGCCCCTAATACAACAGGAATAATCATCATCCTAACATCCTTCATCGTAATACTTGACAATCCTCCCATCAACCAAAAGGTAATTTCAGGAAGTTTACTGTAAGGATCCGCTAAATATTTTGTCATAGAAATGAAGGAGGAAAACAAAGTTGATACCACCATACCCGTCAGTACCAATACCAATACAGCATTATTTCCCCTTCCAATGATGCTGCTGACAACAAATGTCAGTGCTACCGCCCCCAGTCCCATCAGAAATGAAGACGCTTGTATTCCTACGATTCCCAAAGACATCAAAATGCCTAACGCTGCTCCAAAACCCGCTCCCGCTGAAGCCCCCAAAATATCAGGAGATACCATAGGGTTTTTGAATAACCCTTGGTAGGAAGCTCCTGACACAGATAGTGCAGCGCCAACAAGCATGGCAGCAAATATTCTCGGAATTCTTACTTTAAATATTACTGTCTCAACAGTATCCGGCCATGTGGCTTCTAGTCGGAATATTTTAGAAAAGAAAATATTCAATATCTCGGAGATAGAAATCGCGTATCGCCCCAAGGTAAAGGATATGAAAAAGACTGCAATAAGCAAGAAAACCAGAATAATCATCATGTAGTTTATACCACAAGTTAGTTGTTCATATTTACGAATACCATGGGTTTTTATACTCTCTTCTAATTCATTTACCTTTTGCACGAAAACACCTCCCTATCTATTCGCCTCCTGCATTTTGAAGTAATTGCTTCACTTCATCATCCGTCAGTTTTTTATTATAGAATTTTTCATAATATTCTTTAACCTCTGCCACTATGTCTATATCTACAAACTCAGGATATAAAAGATTTGCCAGCCATTTTACACCGATAATGCGATTTACGGAAGGTGGACGGTCAAACCAGTCAAAAGGATAAGAAGGAATTTGATAAACCCTTTTGTCTTTGACAGCCTTAAGTCCCTGCCAGTCGCTATTTTTAAACACATCAGCAAAGAATCCTTCTCCTCCTAAATCTTTATCATAACCTGTAATAATTATATCAGGGTCCCATTTGAGCACTTGTTCCAAAGATACTGCGGAACGCCCGTATCCTTGTTGCATAGGTACATCTGCAACATTGATACCACCTACAAAGTCAAGAACCTCCGTGTGAGAAGAACCCTTCGGATCTGTTTCAAGTCCTTTTGGTCCCTCTGCATAATACACGCTGACTCGGCTTTCCTCCGGCACGCTTTCTACTTGCATTTTTATAGTTGAAATGGTCTTAAAACAATAATCTGCCAAGTCTTTACATCGATCTTGTTCTCCCATTATGTCTCCTACAAATTCGTATGCTTTGTCCAGTTTATCAAGTGGTGCTTCTACCATCACTACCGGTATTCCGATTTGTTCCTGTAGATTATCCGCCAGTTCTTTCTGGGAATCCCCCAGCTCTCCAATGGCAAAAATAACATCAGGATGTACACGGATAATTTCTTCTATATTCCCTTTATTATTCTTTCCTGACCATGACCCGAGAACTGGCAAATCCCAATACTTTTCCGGAATATATTTTTTCTCCCCCTGTGCCAAAGGAAACCCCCATCCTGCAAGCTTGTCCGGATTAATGGTATAAAGCAGGACAATACCGATCTGACCCGTAGTATAAACCTTTTTAATTTCCGTAGGAACCTCCACAGTACGCCCTGCCATGTCTACAACCTTTCTAGTCTCATTGCCCTGAACATTACTTTTTTGTTCATCCATTCGCTGGGATTGTTCTGTAGAAACCTGTTCATTTTGTTTTTCAACAGCTTTACCACAGCCACCAAGCACTAGTGATACTATTAATAAAACTACTATCATCTTCATATACGCCTTAGCCTTCATAACCGTATCTTCCTTTCTTTTAAACCTCTCTTAAATTTCAAAAAAATCTCTTGCATCAAATTCAATTTTTTTTCCTCTTCGAAGCATGTTTCGAAGTTCTACCAGCCTAGCATCCAATCGCTGCAATAGTTTAAGATTTCCACGCTCTACTTGACTGGTTTCTATGATTTTACTAATTCCACCATTTTTAATCACAATTCTTTTATCCCCCAACAAAGCCAAAATAGGGTCATGGGTAGACATTAATACAATTTTTTCTTTCTTAACTAAAAGCTCTAGGGCTTTCTTGCGATCAACTCCAGCATTTTCAATCTCATCAATTAATACAATAGGAGATGTGCTGAGAAGAGCTGTATCCGCAATCATCAAAGCTCTGGATTGTCCGCCACTTAAAGCGGTAACTGGTGTATCCATGGTAAACTTTTCTCCTGCCAGTTCATTCGCACACTGAGCAATCATCTGTACTGCTTGGTCAATATGAGAGACCATGCGACTTTCAGCATGCATTGTCACAAATTCCTCCACCGTCAGGTCCATAATGAAGTTCATATTTTGAGATAATTGAGCCACCAGCTTATGTTCTATGGAAAAACGCTTATCTAGAGGTGGAATCTCTCCATTAAGTAGCACTCGTCTTCCTGTAGGGGTATCTTTTTGGGCTAGACATTCTATATCCGCCAGCAATCTGCTTTTCCCAGAACCCGTTGCTCCAACAATACATATAATTTCACCAGGTTTCATTGTCAAAGTAACATTTTCATGATTTCCTGATTTATCCTGTCCCCCTATCACTGTAATTTCCTCTATAGTCAAGCTTGATTGCCTCTTAAGTTCACTTATTTTTTCCATAAATCCAATAAAGTGATTGAGTATTTGTTCCCGTTCCATGCCACAATCTTCAAGAAAGTCATCGGCAAGATTATATAAAAGTTCCTCAATTGTCAGACTGGTATGAAAATTTCTTATTCCTATGGAGATGAAAAAATCCTCTACATAAGGATGCTCCTTTACGATTTGATCTAGTGTTGTTGATAATATGTATTCCTTCATTTAAATCACATTCTCCAAATCCATCTTTTTTATGTTGCCTGTCTGATAGTCCCCTCCGATTTTTGTTTCTCCCAAGCAATAGGAGCACAATGCAGCCGGCATGGAAAACCTTAAACGCTTTCCTTCAAGATCCAAAACATCCATGGCACTTTTAAGCTTTATACTGAGGTCAAAGGCTCCCTGTCCAGTAATGCCATTTACAAATGTTATAAATGCCCTGGGATTTGCCTGCTTTATTCTAAAGGAAAAAACTTCTCTTTCAGCCTGAGAAACAACATCACCCTTTGTGACAACTACGATATCTGCCAGCTTCAGCATAGGTCCTATCTTTTTTGGGGTATTCACGCCAGAAAGACAGTCAATAACGCATACAGCCAAAACCTCCTTGATATGAGGGGAACAGCGGTTGCATAATCCAGCACTTTCGCTGATTAAAAAATCATACTGCTGTGTAACTCCCCAAGCTACACAATCTTCTATATTACTAATAAAAAAGTGATCTGGGCAAAGATTTCCCGAAAGCCCTACCTTCACCGTTATACCTGCCTTTTCATACAGTTGGTCATCATAGGTGGACAGGCAGTCAAATTTCACAATACCAATTTTAAAATTCTCCCTCTTAAGGTATTCCATTGTCTTTAATATGACAGAGGTCTTTCCCGATGAAGGGGGTCCAGATACTGTAATTAGTCGCATTTATGCCATCTCCTTCATTTCAGTCTTTTTTTCCCAGTGTTGCTGAAAAATCCCTACAACATACTCCTTAAGCTCCTCCATTGAATGAGATTTAATATAATCCCAGCCCAGCCACTTAAAGCTCGCTTCCACTGGAAGCTTATTATCAACTTCAGCATTACTTACAGGGAAGTAATTATCTGCAGATCTTTGTCCGTAATCAAAACCAATTAAGAAATCAATAAAAGGCTTGTACTTCTCCATTGCAGATTCCTTTACCAGTGTATAAATAGGCGTTGTCAAAGCACCATCTATAGGCCAAATGATTTCAGTAGTCTCTGTTCTTGGACAAGATTTTGCAAACATCCAGGGTATGACATAAACTGCTGCTCCCTCACTGCTATTTGTACCAGCAGTCTTTGCCATCTGAGAAGCATGCCAGCCAGCCTTTATATTGGCTGCAAGCTTCACCAGACCCTCTTCACCATGATCCTTGTAAATATAAAGAAGAAGGTCTTCATGAATATCACCATGAGAAGCCCCTATAATGATATTATCAGCATAAATAGGATGCAACAGATCACTCCATTGTTTTGGCACTGGCAGCTTCCCAAGTTTTTTTTTGTCAATCAACATCACCAATGGAAATACAGAATATACAGTATACCATCCGTCGCGATCAATCAATCCAGCTGATACAAGTGCTTTGTGGACTTTAGGCTGCGGCACTGCTTTAAAATATCCCTTATTCACGAACTTCTCCACAAATTCCTTCCGAAAAAAGTCTCTAAAACCTACCGAAGCAATAACTTCTGGCAACTGGTTGATATGATCAGCCTTCCATAAATTCTCATAAGGATCTTCACTACTACAACCGGAAGGTACATAGTACTTAAAATCCTTATCTCCGGTATCTGATACATATTTCTTCAATACCTCTTCAAAGCACTCACGAAAGGTAAGTTTTAAAGGACAATAGGTATAGCCAACAAAATTTAACTTTTGCGCTACATCCTCATCTTGTTCCTGCGTTATGTTAGCTTTTTCTGCTATCTGCTCTTCCAGCATTTTTATAAAAAGCTCCTGATTTACCCCTTTTACCTTAAGGGCAGTTACTAACATCATGGACTCTCCCAGCATTTCAAGCAAACTCTCTTTTGTACTTGCATTGAATCCATTAGCCGCAAATACAGAAAGGGTTTCTGGATATTGCTCTATAATGTCTTTGATTTTACTATTGAGTCTTATATCATTGATCTTCATGCTAAAATCACCTCATTTCTAATTTTTTATTTTTTTAAATACAATCCATATACCTTTTTCGTCATCGGTTATTTCAAAGTTTGAGATGCCTATTTTCTCCAATATTTTTGTAAAGTGCTCAACAGTATTACCTGCAACAAATTTTTCTCTGCCTTTAGGCCATTCACTATCACGCTCTTTCATTTTTTTATCCACTTGTTCTTGCAATTCTTTGTTGCCAAAACCTCCACCGATATAAGCTATGCCTCCATTTGTAAGAACTCTGTAGATTTCCTCAAAGCCTTTTTTCTGATCCTCCCAGAACCATACCGATCCCCTGCTGATACATAGGTCAACCGTTTCATTCTCCATAGGTATTTGATGTACATCAGCAAGCAATGTACAAGTTCTTTTCTCTATACCCCAATCAACTGCCCGTTTTTTGGCTATCACTAAAGCATCTGCCAATTTATCAAGAAGAATAACCTCCATATCAGTAATCTGTGCCAAAGAAAGCCCTAAATGTCCTCCACCACTACCTATATCAAGACACCTGCCAAAATTTATTCCTGTCTTTTCCTTGATCTGTTGTGCGATTACAGGATAAATTGGAAAAAAAGGCCCATTTGCAATTTCATCAAATTCGTAAGCTTTACTGTGCATTCCTCCACCCCCGCCACAATTTTTATTATGCATTCACCAACACACTCCCATATGTAATGAATCACTGTTAAAATAAGCAACAGAACTTTTTTAGTTTTTCCTCACAATCCCCCCATCATTTTAGATTTATTAAAGTAAAAATAATAAAACTATCACAGTTACTACAAAGAAAGTGATCATCTCCTTTTTAAGGTTTTGTATGTATATTGTCTAAGTATAAATTTTCATAAATAGACATAACTTAATTAAAACTAGAAAATTTAATATTTTTGTCTATTTATGTAATGTTTTATTATGTTATATTATACATAGCTACTGATAAAAAAGCAATAAAAAATAAATAAAAATAGTGAATATTATGATAATATTGCTAAGTAATCGTTTGAAAATTATTTGCTATTTTATCTGAAAATCAGTGTTGCAGCTGTTTTGATAGCCTATTTTATAAACATTACGAAAATCTTTATTTAATTGTTACTTTTAAAAACATCACCTATGCATCTATATTTTACGCTAATTCACTTCGTTTTGTATTGTAATGATATTTTATGTATTGTTTCGTCATGTAACATTGTGTTGTTTTCATGGAAAATAAAATTCGAGGATGTAGTGCTTGACCTCCCACTTACATAAGTAGATAACCCGAATCTTTGATTTGGTGTTAGTCACTTAGTTTGTTCCCATAGAAGTGAGGGTCTTAGCAATACATCGAAGGATAAATAAAGCAAAA
The sequence above is drawn from the Clostridium formicaceticum genome and encodes:
- a CDS encoding ATP-binding cassette domain-containing protein, which encodes MKEYILSTTLDQIVKEHPYVEDFFISIGIRNFHTSLTIEELLYNLADDFLEDCGMEREQILNHFIGFMEKISELKRQSSLTIEEITVIGGQDKSGNHENVTLTMKPGEIICIVGATGSGKSRLLADIECLAQKDTPTGRRVLLNGEIPPLDKRFSIEHKLVAQLSQNMNFIMDLTVEEFVTMHAESRMVSHIDQAVQMIAQCANELAGEKFTMDTPVTALSGGQSRALMIADTALLSTSPIVLIDEIENAGVDRKKALELLVKKEKIVLMSTHDPILALLGDKRIVIKNGGISKIIETSQVERGNLKLLQRLDARLVELRNMLRRGKKIEFDARDFFEI
- a CDS encoding ABC transporter ATP-binding protein; the encoded protein is MRLEVRGAVCGYGTKKVVKNISLSIQSGEILCLLGPNGVGKTTLFKSILGFLKLLGGEILLNGKNIQNASKLQLAKAVGYVPQAHTPPFPFTVLDVVIMGRTAHLGMFASPSRTDKEIAEHALETLGISFLKDRIYTEISGGERQMVLIARALTQQPEILIMDEPTSNLDFGNQIRVLQQINRLSQKGLGVIMTSHFPNHVFLCSNKVALMQQNHVFMVGSVDEVVTEENLKSAYGIDVKITSMLDTKGNTVKTCVPLIH
- a CDS encoding ABC transporter substrate-binding protein — protein: MKINDIRLNSKIKDIIEQYPETLSVFAANGFNASTKESLLEMLGESMMLVTALKVKGVNQELFIKMLEEQIAEKANITQEQDEDVAQKLNFVGYTYCPLKLTFRECFEEVLKKYVSDTGDKDFKYYVPSGCSSEDPYENLWKADHINQLPEVIASVGFRDFFRKEFVEKFVNKGYFKAVPQPKVHKALVSAGLIDRDGWYTVYSVFPLVMLIDKKKLGKLPVPKQWSDLLHPIYADNIIIGASHGDIHEDLLLYIYKDHGEEGLVKLAANIKAGWHASQMAKTAGTNSSEGAAVYVIPWMFAKSCPRTETTEIIWPIDGALTTPIYTLVKESAMEKYKPFIDFLIGFDYGQRSADNYFPVSNAEVDNKLPVEASFKWLGWDYIKSHSMEELKEYVVGIFQQHWEKKTEMKEMA
- a CDS encoding GTP-binding protein — translated: MRLITVSGPPSSGKTSVILKTMEYLKRENFKIGIVKFDCLSTYDDQLYEKAGITVKVGLSGNLCPDHFFISNIEDCVAWGVTQQYDFLISESAGLCNRCSPHIKEVLAVCVIDCLSGVNTPKKIGPMLKLADIVVVTKGDVVSQAEREVFSFRIKQANPRAFITFVNGITGQGAFDLSIKLKSAMDVLDLEGKRLRFSMPAALCSYCLGETKIGGDYQTGNIKKMDLENVI
- a CDS encoding ABC transporter substrate-binding protein, encoding MKAKAYMKMIVVLLIVSLVLGGCGKAVEKQNEQVSTEQSQRMDEQKSNVQGNETRKVVDMAGRTVEVPTEIKKVYTTGQIGIVLLYTINPDKLAGWGFPLAQGEKKYIPEKYWDLPVLGSWSGKNNKGNIEEIIRVHPDVIFAIGELGDSQKELADNLQEQIGIPVVMVEAPLDKLDKAYEFVGDIMGEQDRCKDLADYCFKTISTIKMQVESVPEESRVSVYYAEGPKGLETDPKGSSHTEVLDFVGGINVADVPMQQGYGRSAVSLEQVLKWDPDIIITGYDKDLGGEGFFADVFKNSDWQGLKAVKDKRVYQIPSYPFDWFDRPPSVNRIIGVKWLANLLYPEFVDIDIVAEVKEYYEKFYNKKLTDDEVKQLLQNAGGE
- a CDS encoding class I SAM-dependent methyltransferase — translated: MHNKNCGGGGGMHSKAYEFDEIANGPFFPIYPVIAQQIKEKTGINFGRCLDIGSGGGHLGLSLAQITDMEVILLDKLADALVIAKKRAVDWGIEKRTCTLLADVHQIPMENETVDLCISRGSVWFWEDQKKGFEEIYRVLTNGGIAYIGGGFGNKELQEQVDKKMKERDSEWPKGREKFVAGNTVEHFTKILEKIGISNFEITDDEKGIWIVFKKIKN